The Pontibacter pudoricolor genome contains a region encoding:
- a CDS encoding M61 family metallopeptidase — MFHTINQPKLYLLVFLLSLAGFISPAFAADLRYTLEMPEPHTHYFEVTAELKGAKKKHIDFTMPVWAPGSYLVREFPKNVEGFTATDGNGKALRAEKIDKNTWRVYSNRASEVKVNYKVYAFELTVRTSFLDASHGYVNGTSIFMYPEGYEKEDGTLVVKPHSTFSKVSTGLKSTGRFTYTFPNYDVLADSPLEIGNHEVYTYEAGGVTHEVAMYGEGNYEPERLMADMKRVTEEAISIFGELPVDRYVFIVHNMQRGGGGLEHLNSTTLQTSRFSYSSESGYTGFLSLVAHEYFHLWNVKRLRPAPLGPFNYNEENYTKLLWVSEGITSYYDDLIVRRAGLMPEQRYLDVVAGSISNVENTPGNKVQAVSESSFDAWIKFYRQNENSNNAEVSYYTKGGVLGQLLNMEILKSTNGARDLDDVMRNMYNRYYKQLDRGFTEAEFKAEIERVAGKNMDTFFRDYVNGTKSPDYSEFFKAAGLKVVNVNENANTGSWGANTTYSDGRVTIASVIKGSSAYEAGLNVKDEIIAVNGFRVGSDLDRYVTGLKPGDELEVLIARDGIMQVVQVKVLKDDRTRFKFEKVANATPEQVKIYNKWLGIGNS; from the coding sequence ATGTTTCACACTATTAACCAACCTAAACTTTATCTCTTAGTATTTCTGTTGTCGCTGGCAGGTTTTATTTCGCCGGCATTTGCTGCCGATCTTCGGTACACCCTCGAAATGCCTGAACCGCATACCCATTATTTCGAAGTTACAGCTGAGCTAAAAGGAGCAAAGAAAAAACACATCGATTTTACAATGCCTGTCTGGGCGCCCGGTTCGTACCTGGTGCGTGAATTTCCTAAGAACGTAGAGGGCTTTACTGCTACCGATGGAAACGGGAAAGCACTCCGTGCAGAAAAGATAGACAAAAACACCTGGCGCGTATACAGCAACCGTGCTTCTGAAGTTAAAGTAAACTATAAGGTTTATGCCTTTGAGCTTACCGTACGCACCAGCTTTTTAGATGCCTCGCATGGTTACGTAAATGGTACCAGTATTTTTATGTACCCTGAAGGGTATGAAAAAGAAGACGGAACGCTGGTGGTAAAACCCCACAGCACCTTCAGCAAAGTTTCTACAGGACTTAAGTCTACAGGCAGGTTTACATACACTTTCCCTAACTACGATGTACTGGCTGATTCCCCGTTGGAGATTGGTAACCACGAGGTCTATACATATGAAGCCGGCGGTGTAACCCACGAAGTAGCGATGTATGGCGAAGGCAACTATGAGCCGGAACGTTTAATGGCTGACATGAAACGTGTTACGGAAGAGGCTATCTCTATTTTCGGAGAGCTGCCAGTTGACCGGTATGTATTTATAGTTCATAACATGCAGCGTGGCGGTGGTGGCCTGGAGCACCTGAACTCCACAACCTTACAGACCAGCCGCTTTAGCTATAGTTCAGAAAGTGGCTATACCGGTTTCCTAAGTCTTGTAGCACACGAATATTTCCACCTATGGAATGTAAAGCGCCTGCGTCCTGCCCCGCTTGGCCCGTTCAACTATAACGAGGAGAACTATACAAAACTGCTTTGGGTGTCGGAAGGCATTACAAGTTACTACGATGACCTGATAGTGCGCAGAGCCGGGTTAATGCCGGAGCAACGTTACCTGGATGTGGTTGCCGGAAGCATTAGCAATGTAGAGAACACACCTGGTAATAAAGTGCAGGCAGTTAGCGAATCCAGCTTCGATGCCTGGATAAAATTTTATCGCCAGAATGAGAATTCAAACAACGCGGAAGTATCCTACTATACAAAAGGAGGGGTGCTAGGACAGCTGCTTAACATGGAGATACTGAAAAGCACGAATGGAGCCAGAGACCTGGATGATGTAATGCGCAATATGTATAACCGCTACTATAAGCAGCTCGACCGCGGCTTTACGGAAGCTGAATTTAAAGCCGAAATAGAGCGCGTAGCGGGCAAAAACATGGATACTTTCTTCAGAGATTACGTGAATGGTACCAAGTCACCGGATTATTCGGAGTTTTTTAAAGCAGCCGGCCTGAAAGTAGTTAACGTGAATGAGAACGCTAACACGGGCAGCTGGGGTGCCAATACCACTTACAGCGATGGCCGTGTAACTATAGCATCGGTTATAAAAGGAAGTAGCGCGTATGAGGCCGGTCTTAATGTTAAAGATGAGATCATAGCGGTAAATGGCTTCCGTGTAGGCAGCGACCTCGACCGTTATGTGACAGGTCTGAAGCCTGGAGATGAACTGGAAGTACTTATTGCCCGTGATGGTATTATGCAGGTAGTGCAGGTAAAAGTACTGAAAGACGACCGTACCAGATTCAAATTCGAGAAAGTAGCCAATGCGACTCCCGAGCAGGTAAAAATATACAATAAATGGCTTGGGATAGGTAATTCTTAA
- a CDS encoding Glu/Leu/Phe/Val family dehydrogenase, with protein sequence MADNQNEGAKFLNSVHRYFDNAAQYSSLSPGILAQIKVCNSVYKVSFPIEVDGKIEVVEGIRVQHSHHKLPSKGGIRFSMQVDEDEVKALATLMTFKCAVVDVPFGGAKGGVKINPRTSSVKTLEKVTRRYAAELIKKNLIGPGMDVPAPDYGTGSREMAWIADTYQALKYGETNALGCVTGKPVGQGGIRGRAEATGLGVYFGIREALADTELLQGKGLEGGTLEGKSIIVQGLGNVGYHAAWFCQKDGALITGIAEREGGIYNPDGIDVEEAFKHRNQTGSILNFKNCKNFENTFDLLEMECDILLPAALENQIHIGNAANIKAKIVAEGANGPVTQEAEEILLKNNIVILPDLYLNAGGVTVSYFEWLKNLSNVRFGRMGKRAEEASYKRLVNAIESTSGKSMTAQEKAILTKGSDEVNLVRSGLEDTMINAYHEIRETMRQKNIPDMRTAAFLTAIEKIGVSYEALGIFP encoded by the coding sequence ATGGCAGATAATCAGAACGAAGGAGCCAAGTTCCTGAACAGTGTACACAGATATTTTGATAATGCAGCCCAGTATTCCAGCCTTTCTCCCGGGATACTTGCCCAGATAAAAGTCTGCAATAGTGTTTATAAGGTTTCCTTCCCGATAGAGGTAGATGGAAAGATTGAAGTAGTGGAAGGAATACGCGTGCAGCATAGCCATCATAAGCTGCCATCTAAAGGGGGCATACGATTTAGTATGCAGGTAGATGAAGATGAGGTAAAGGCTCTGGCTACCCTCATGACCTTTAAATGCGCTGTAGTTGATGTCCCGTTTGGAGGCGCGAAAGGCGGTGTAAAAATAAACCCGCGTACCAGTTCTGTAAAAACGCTTGAGAAAGTTACCCGCCGCTATGCAGCCGAGCTGATTAAGAAGAACCTTATTGGCCCCGGAATGGATGTGCCTGCACCAGACTATGGCACAGGCAGCCGCGAGATGGCATGGATAGCCGATACCTACCAGGCTTTAAAATATGGAGAAACCAATGCCTTAGGTTGTGTTACTGGTAAACCCGTTGGGCAGGGCGGCATACGTGGCCGCGCAGAAGCAACAGGGCTAGGTGTATATTTCGGAATAAGAGAAGCACTGGCCGATACCGAGTTATTACAGGGGAAAGGTCTGGAAGGCGGCACCCTGGAAGGCAAAAGTATAATTGTACAGGGTCTTGGCAATGTAGGGTATCATGCGGCATGGTTCTGCCAGAAAGATGGAGCTCTTATTACGGGCATAGCTGAGCGCGAAGGTGGCATTTATAACCCCGATGGTATTGATGTGGAGGAAGCTTTCAAGCATCGCAACCAGACCGGTTCTATACTAAACTTTAAGAACTGCAAAAACTTCGAGAATACGTTCGACCTGCTGGAAATGGAATGTGATATACTATTACCCGCAGCGCTCGAAAACCAGATACACATTGGTAATGCTGCTAACATAAAGGCTAAAATTGTGGCGGAGGGTGCAAACGGGCCGGTTACGCAGGAGGCGGAAGAGATACTTCTGAAGAACAACATCGTAATACTGCCGGATCTGTACCTGAATGCGGGTGGCGTAACAGTATCGTATTTTGAGTGGCTTAAGAACCTCTCGAATGTGCGTTTCGGACGAATGGGTAAGCGTGCAGAAGAAGCCAGCTATAAACGCCTGGTAAACGCCATCGAGTCTACTTCGGGTAAAAGCATGACTGCCCAGGAAAAAGCGATATTAACCAAAGGCTCGGATGAGGTGAACCTGGTACGCTCAGGTTTGGAAGATACCATGATAAATGCCTATCACGAAATCAGGGAAACGATGCGGCAAAAGAATATTCCGGACATGAGAACAGCAGCCTTTCTGACGGCTATCGAAAAGATTGGGGTGAGTTATGAGGCGCTGGGGATTTTCCCGTAA
- a CDS encoding FKBP-type peptidyl-prolyl cis-trans isomerase, producing MTLQEKISYIIGRDMAGNLKKQGIDVNPDAFIKGMKEAIEGKPSALSQAEVQEAMMELQQEMGAKQGAAGAENQKAGEAFLAENKNKEGVKTLPSGLQYEVLNEGTGKSPSASDKVTTHYHGTLIDGTVFDSSYERGQPATFPVNGVIAGWTEALQLMKEGAKWRLYIPSALAYGSQGAGDVIGPNAALIFDVELISVN from the coding sequence ATGACATTACAAGAAAAAATCAGCTACATTATTGGCCGCGACATGGCAGGCAACCTTAAAAAACAAGGAATAGACGTTAACCCCGATGCGTTCATCAAAGGCATGAAAGAAGCCATTGAAGGAAAGCCATCTGCTTTGTCTCAGGCCGAAGTACAGGAAGCCATGATGGAACTGCAGCAGGAAATGGGCGCAAAACAAGGCGCAGCCGGTGCAGAGAACCAGAAAGCCGGTGAAGCATTTTTAGCTGAAAATAAAAACAAGGAAGGTGTTAAAACGCTGCCTAGCGGTCTGCAATACGAAGTTCTGAACGAAGGTACAGGTAAATCTCCATCTGCTTCAGACAAGGTAACAACGCACTACCATGGTACACTAATAGATGGAACTGTATTTGATTCATCTTATGAGCGCGGCCAACCTGCTACTTTCCCGGTTAACGGTGTAATTGCCGGCTGGACAGAAGCCCTGCAGTTAATGAAAGAAGGTGCTAAATGGAGACTATACATTCCATCTGCACTTGCATATGGCTCACAAGGCGCCGGCGATGTAATCGGACCAAACGCTGCACTTATTTTTGATGTAGAGCTTATCTCGGTTAACTAA